A stretch of Cytophagales bacterium DNA encodes these proteins:
- a CDS encoding response regulator: MSRHKLNSFLIIDDEEANEFITRTFLERANCVEEIVSVNDPRDGLSVLERNEMPEVIIVDINMPGMNAWRFLEEARKVMGNGSFPFVVILSSSVSIEDKEAAASHQDVKMFVSKPLNPDKVNEILDQYFAAYPS, from the coding sequence ATGAGTCGTCATAAACTCAATTCATTTCTCATCATTGATGATGAGGAGGCCAATGAATTCATCACGCGAACATTCCTTGAAAGAGCGAATTGCGTAGAGGAGATCGTATCCGTGAATGATCCCAGGGACGGCCTTAGTGTCCTTGAACGCAATGAGATGCCAGAGGTAATCATTGTCGATATCAACATGCCCGGTATGAATGCCTGGCGGTTTTTGGAAGAAGCCCGAAAAGTAATGGGTAATGGAAGCTTCCCATTTGTGGTGATCTTAAGCTCATCAGTGAGTATCGAAGACAAAGAAGCAGCTGCGTCACATCAGGATGTGAAAATGTTTGTCAGCAAGCCCCTCAATCCCGACAAGGTGAATGAGATATTGGATCAATATTTTGCCGCCTACCCATCATGA
- a CDS encoding aspartyl/asparaginyl beta-hydroxylase domain-containing protein: MGVLNLLTSPGVIIITFFAACGSIIHFRGERRFKFSRQIFDHSTFMAPINLLMYAFSSVQNKPFLKLNDVPELEVLTQNWEVLKEEALDLNRNQTIKGSDKYNDIGFNSFFRRGWKRFYLKWYSKDFHPSSIDQCPRTIELLKQTPSVKAAMFVVLPAGSKLPKHRDPYAGSLRYHLGLETPNSDDCFIDVDNQTYAWRDGEAVLFDETYLHHAENRTEQDRLIFFCDVRRPMKNRLGKWLNDFFSWFIVAAAKSPNDSNDKTGFLNKIFKYLYAQRLVGKKLKAYNERLYYVVKWVLYGGIIYWVLF, from the coding sequence ATGGGAGTGCTGAATTTACTGACGTCACCAGGTGTGATCATCATTACTTTTTTTGCCGCTTGTGGATCGATCATCCATTTCAGGGGGGAACGTCGATTCAAATTCAGCCGTCAGATCTTTGACCACTCGACCTTCATGGCGCCTATCAACTTATTGATGTATGCCTTTTCGAGCGTTCAAAACAAGCCTTTCCTGAAACTAAACGATGTTCCCGAGTTGGAAGTACTGACTCAAAACTGGGAAGTACTGAAAGAAGAAGCACTGGATCTGAACCGAAACCAAACCATTAAGGGATCGGACAAATACAACGACATTGGATTTAACTCATTCTTTCGCCGGGGCTGGAAGCGATTTTACCTGAAATGGTACTCCAAGGATTTTCACCCTTCCTCGATTGATCAGTGCCCCAGAACTATCGAACTCTTGAAGCAAACGCCCTCCGTAAAGGCCGCCATGTTTGTGGTATTGCCTGCAGGTTCTAAGCTACCCAAACACCGTGATCCCTATGCGGGCTCTTTGAGATATCATTTGGGTTTAGAGACTCCTAATTCGGACGATTGTTTCATTGACGTGGACAACCAAACGTATGCCTGGCGTGATGGTGAAGCGGTCTTGTTTGACGAGACCTATTTGCACCATGCCGAGAATCGCACCGAACAAGATCGCCTGATCTTCTTCTGTGATGTCCGTCGACCCATGAAAAATCGTTTGGGCAAATGGCTTAATGACTTTTTCTCGTGGTTCATTGTGGCCGCTGCCAAATCTCCTAATGACTCCAATGACAAAACAGGGTTCCTGAACAAGATCTTCAAGTACCTCTATGCCCAGCGCCTCGTAGGCAAAAAACTCAAGGCTTACAACGAGCGACTTTACTATGTGGTGAAGTGGGTGTTATATGGGGGCATTATTTATTGGGTGTTGTTTTAA
- a CDS encoding TetR/AcrR family transcriptional regulator — MSPRSSEQFKELRDASRQKILESSLELFGTKGYKSTTISDIVKKAGISKGLIYHYFDSKEDILKQLVDFFIEGGQEKVSELMTGSAKDRLNKIIDWFFREMREHEHQWALFINLTVQVHDFDFIHEMATQKANGYVAMFTELFRELGYENPTAEARILGALFDGIGMQYYVFNEQDYLTEMEQTLRDKYHLL; from the coding sequence ATGAGCCCTCGTTCAAGTGAACAATTCAAAGAACTGCGAGACGCTTCTCGCCAAAAGATTCTGGAATCCTCACTGGAGCTATTCGGAACCAAAGGCTACAAAAGCACGACCATTTCGGATATCGTAAAAAAAGCCGGTATTTCGAAAGGCCTGATCTACCACTATTTCGATAGCAAAGAAGACATCCTGAAGCAACTGGTGGACTTCTTCATAGAAGGTGGCCAGGAAAAGGTCTCTGAATTAATGACAGGAAGTGCAAAGGACCGACTCAATAAAATCATCGATTGGTTCTTTCGGGAAATGCGAGAACATGAGCACCAGTGGGCTTTATTCATCAACCTGACGGTACAAGTGCACGATTTTGATTTCATCCATGAAATGGCTACTCAGAAAGCGAATGGATATGTGGCCATGTTTACCGAGCTTTTTCGGGAATTAGGGTATGAAAATCCTACGGCGGAAGCACGCATTTTAGGTGCGCTCTTTGATGGAATCGGCATGCAGTACTATGTATTCAATGAGCAGGACTACCTCACTGAAATGGAACAAACACTTCGAGATAAGTATCATTTGCTATGA
- a CDS encoding outer membrane lipoprotein-sorting protein yields the protein MKKQYFFLMFSLFSATALWGQTAKEIVQKADQLMQGNSSQGEMKMTIVRPKWTREIGMKTWSKGNEYSLTLITDPARDAGTGFLKREKELWNWQPTIDRVIKMPPSMMMQSWMGSDFTNDDLVRESSIVKDYEHRLLGDTTIGEYTAWKLELIPHEDAPVVWGRILAYVEQHNYFQLLFKYYDEDGFLINTMVLSDIKQFGNRSIPSRLEMIPAENPDQKTVMIYEKMAFDVELDDRFFSLQNLKRLR from the coding sequence ATGAAAAAGCAATATTTTTTTCTGATGTTCTCCCTGTTTAGCGCGACTGCTTTATGGGGACAAACTGCCAAAGAGATCGTGCAAAAAGCAGATCAATTAATGCAGGGTAACTCATCGCAAGGTGAGATGAAAATGACCATAGTACGGCCCAAATGGACCCGCGAAATCGGCATGAAAACCTGGTCGAAAGGCAATGAATACAGCCTGACCTTGATCACGGACCCAGCTCGAGATGCGGGTACAGGGTTTCTAAAACGAGAGAAGGAATTGTGGAATTGGCAACCAACGATTGATCGGGTGATCAAAATGCCACCTTCCATGATGATGCAGAGCTGGATGGGTTCGGATTTTACCAATGATGACCTGGTAAGGGAGTCCTCCATCGTGAAAGACTATGAGCATCGCCTGTTAGGCGATACCACTATCGGGGAATACACGGCGTGGAAACTGGAACTGATCCCACATGAAGATGCACCGGTAGTATGGGGACGTATCCTCGCCTACGTCGAGCAGCATAATTATTTCCAGTTGCTTTTCAAGTATTACGATGAAGATGGCTTTCTGATCAACACCATGGTCTTGTCCGACATTAAGCAATTTGGTAATCGAAGCATCCCCTCCCGACTAGAAATGATCCCGGCAGAAAACCCCGATCAAAAAACGGTCATGATCTATGAGAAAATGGCTTTTGATGTGGAGCTGGATGACCGGTTCTTTTCCTTGCAGAACCTGAAAAGATTAAGATAG
- a CDS encoding FtsX-like permease family protein encodes MKLYLIMAWRNVWRNKKRTWITASSIAFAVFFAVVMQSMQLGSYERMIDNSVRFYTGHLAVHQEEYWDDKVLDNSYLIEEIANLQLNDDQVAVSVPRLSSFALASYENHTKGVMINGIDPEKEAQLTLLDKKVTQGAYLKDEGIMIAEGLAEYMGMQLGDTLVLISQGYHGVNAVGKYHVVGFLKFPVPEFNQTAVYMPLATAQVFYGAPEMITSQSILLLQVKDMVEVQQSVQQQMEGSNLTVMNWEEMMPELIQSIEMDYYGGLMMIYILYAVIGFGILGTFLMMTKERTYEFGILNSIGMKRSKIQVTVALEIIFLTFVGVAVGLLASTPLVIYFYHNPIYFTGDYAKAFESFGYEAIMPFSMDPVIFYNQAIVVLLISLLLGIYPMMYIKRLKIIKALKE; translated from the coding sequence ATGAAACTCTATCTCATCATGGCCTGGCGAAATGTCTGGCGCAATAAGAAACGGACCTGGATCACGGCTTCTTCGATCGCTTTCGCGGTGTTTTTTGCGGTGGTGATGCAGTCCATGCAGCTCGGTTCTTACGAGCGAATGATTGACAACTCGGTACGGTTTTATACCGGACACCTTGCCGTGCATCAGGAGGAATACTGGGACGACAAAGTACTGGACAACTCTTACTTGATCGAGGAAATAGCAAACCTTCAATTAAATGATGACCAAGTGGCAGTCAGTGTGCCAAGACTATCCTCATTCGCGCTGGCCTCCTACGAAAATCATACAAAAGGAGTCATGATCAATGGCATCGACCCGGAGAAGGAAGCACAACTGACCTTGCTAGACAAGAAAGTAACGCAAGGTGCATACCTGAAAGATGAAGGGATCATGATCGCCGAAGGGCTAGCCGAGTACATGGGCATGCAATTGGGTGACACACTGGTACTGATAAGTCAGGGGTATCATGGGGTAAATGCTGTTGGCAAATATCATGTGGTTGGTTTCTTAAAATTCCCGGTCCCGGAGTTCAATCAAACAGCGGTTTACATGCCATTGGCAACCGCTCAGGTATTTTACGGCGCACCTGAAATGATCACCTCCCAATCAATTTTATTACTACAAGTCAAAGACATGGTTGAAGTTCAACAATCTGTTCAGCAGCAGATGGAAGGCTCCAACTTGACGGTCATGAATTGGGAAGAGATGATGCCAGAACTGATCCAGAGCATCGAAATGGACTACTACGGTGGTTTGATGATGATCTACATCCTCTATGCAGTGATAGGGTTTGGTATCCTCGGCACTTTCCTGATGATGACCAAAGAACGGACTTATGAATTTGGCATCCTAAATTCCATTGGGATGAAACGCTCGAAGATCCAAGTCACTGTAGCACTGGAAATCATCTTTTTGACCTTCGTAGGCGTTGCCGTCGGACTATTAGCCAGCACACCATTGGTTATCTATTTCTATCACAACCCGATCTATTTCACAGGTGATTACGCCAAAGCCTTCGAAAGTTTTGGATACGAAGCCATCATGCCTTTTTCGATGGACCCGGTCATTTTCTACAATCAGGCCATTGTGGTGTTGTTGATCTCCTTGCTATTGGGAATCTACCCGATGATGTACATCAAACGACTGAAAATCATTAAAGCCCTGAAAGAATGA
- a CDS encoding FtsX-like permease family protein produces MIAKLSWKNIWRSRRRSLTVIGAIAIGVWALIFMIGFYNSFGDAFIRSAVNYEYAHIQIHHADYLEDPDLKYVLEDYAGLEDHLGQIEEILSYSDRMKVNAMLASPKTNTGIQVFGIDPAKEANTTQLSEQMVEGTYFQKFKRNPILISEKLAEKLKVKIRSKVVLTFQDKTNEITAAAFRVEGIFNSKSPAINEGVVYVRKDDLAKLTLIDQPHEIGILLHSAQAIDSTQIQIAQFTSNSVRSYKEVAPQFNLMEESSEMITRIMTVIMMLALLFGIINTMLMAVLERTREIGMLRSIGMHKSKVFSMILLETLFLGMLGGPVGCLLGLATITWLNTKGLDMSAYADALAQYGAEAIFYPAMQGSEYISLMLVVIFTAFVGAIYPALKAIHLNPLEAIRKL; encoded by the coding sequence ATGATTGCTAAATTATCATGGAAAAATATCTGGCGGTCACGGCGACGCAGCCTCACTGTTATAGGAGCCATCGCGATTGGCGTTTGGGCCTTGATTTTTATGATCGGCTTCTACAATAGCTTTGGTGATGCATTCATTCGGAGTGCTGTCAACTATGAATACGCCCATATCCAGATACATCATGCAGATTATCTGGAAGATCCGGACCTAAAATACGTTTTAGAGGATTATGCTGGGTTGGAAGACCATTTGGGACAAATTGAAGAAATTCTGTCCTATTCTGATCGAATGAAAGTGAATGCCATGTTGGCTTCTCCAAAAACCAATACTGGCATCCAGGTCTTTGGCATCGACCCGGCGAAAGAAGCTAACACGACTCAACTTTCCGAGCAAATGGTGGAAGGCACTTATTTTCAGAAATTCAAACGCAACCCCATCCTGATCAGTGAAAAATTGGCTGAAAAACTTAAGGTCAAGATACGATCTAAGGTTGTCCTAACCTTTCAGGATAAAACCAACGAGATCACTGCTGCCGCTTTTCGCGTGGAGGGCATCTTCAATTCAAAATCGCCGGCCATCAACGAGGGTGTCGTTTATGTGCGAAAAGACGACCTGGCCAAACTTACCCTGATCGATCAACCACATGAAATAGGGATCCTGCTCCACAGTGCACAAGCCATTGACTCTACACAAATTCAAATTGCACAGTTCACTAGCAATTCAGTAAGGTCCTACAAAGAAGTAGCACCGCAATTCAATTTGATGGAAGAGTCCTCCGAAATGATTACCCGGATCATGACCGTGATCATGATGCTGGCTTTACTCTTCGGGATCATCAATACGATGCTCATGGCCGTATTGGAACGTACTCGTGAAATAGGCATGTTAAGATCGATTGGCATGCACAAAAGCAAAGTGTTTAGTATGATTCTGCTAGAGACGCTTTTCCTCGGGATGTTGGGTGGACCTGTAGGTTGCTTACTTGGACTAGCGACAATCACCTGGCTCAACACCAAAGGACTGGACATGAGTGCCTATGCAGATGCACTGGCCCAATATGGCGCGGAAGCCATTTTTTATCCTGCCATGCAAGGCAGTGAATACATCAGCCTCATGCTGGTGGTAATCTTCACCGCGTTTGTTGGTGCCATCTACCCGGCCCTCAAAGCCATCCATTTGAATCCTCTTGAAGCCATTCGAAAATTGTGA
- a CDS encoding ABC transporter ATP-binding protein — MNVIETHQLEKVYNPDSIPVHAINGVSLHVETGEFTALVGPSGCGKTTLLNMIGGLDQPTSGNVTVDHQAIHEMKEAQLTDFRLKHIGFVFQSYNLVPVLTAKENVEFIMLLQDMSKKDRDERVNELMSKMGLLATLDRKPSELSGGQQQRVAVARALASKPKVILADEPTANLDSKSTSDLLDIMAQMNEEEQVTFVFSTHDQRVIDKAKRVITLEDGKIVSDEKK; from the coding sequence ATGAACGTCATCGAAACACATCAACTAGAAAAAGTATATAACCCGGACAGCATCCCTGTTCACGCCATCAACGGTGTATCTCTTCATGTCGAAACGGGTGAGTTCACCGCGCTCGTGGGCCCGTCAGGTTGTGGTAAAACGACGCTACTCAATATGATTGGCGGTCTGGATCAACCTACTTCAGGAAACGTGACCGTCGATCATCAGGCGATCCATGAAATGAAAGAAGCCCAATTGACCGACTTCCGTCTGAAACATATTGGGTTTGTGTTCCAATCCTACAACCTGGTGCCTGTTTTGACTGCTAAAGAAAATGTGGAATTCATTATGTTGTTGCAGGACATGAGCAAGAAGGATCGTGATGAACGCGTGAATGAATTAATGTCAAAAATGGGGCTTTTAGCAACTTTAGACCGGAAGCCCTCAGAATTGTCCGGCGGCCAGCAACAACGAGTGGCAGTAGCAAGAGCCTTGGCGAGTAAGCCAAAAGTGATCCTGGCAGATGAACCTACGGCCAACCTGGATTCCAAGTCTACCTCAGATCTGTTGGACATCATGGCTCAAATGAACGAGGAAGAGCAAGTTACTTTTGTGTTCTCCACCCACGATCAACGGGTGATTGATAAAGCCAAACGTGTGATCACGCTGGAAGATGGAAAGATCGTTTCCGATGAAAAAAAGTAG
- a CDS encoding ABC transporter permease, with product MSPHPPRWADRFLQWFCRRDILEDLQGDLYEIFDHVVAVKGQRRASWIFVWLVFRSFRPSAIRLNVKVKNSIFMQSKINLKVAFRVLKRDRSNSLINLLGLTIGISCFILLGLYVKQELSYDHFHSKKDRIYRSWLKEDYGEGKIFFNSNTPLRFESLLEENFPEVERSVQITRFEFLTGKGENKLREEVYVVSPDLLEVFDFKLLAGNPESPIPTRNDLLISEQFARKYFGNENPVGQPFYLSIGPELREFTITALMADIPSESSVQFDLAISSANDDILYDDRVRQAWFTIIPETYVLINENSSIQTVEAGMQDVVMSYLEGEVERDVYQIGFQPLTDIHLNPDIPLGFAPVGNPEYVSILGFVGILVLIIACINYTTLSAGQSIKRAKEVGVRKVMGAPRKGLMGQYLTESVLMSQVAMLLGTVIAIVLIPTFNLLTGVTLSYAFQWWHIGLYFAIGLFIGLLAGAYPALVISGFKTVSILRGSLQSVGGMSVRKGLVVVQFLMTVFLLSTTLIMKKQVNYLKNADLGYDYEAVISTQLPSDPEAQRLSQQITSGMENGELLKARLEQYPEISRIARGSHIFGTNGWTGLAYTDDKGVFRQFRLLVVDDDYLDAFGIEIVDGRGFEANNGLDRRQSVILNETAAKYFDLEKPVGSKLPGNDFDEHRIIGVAKDFHFTSLHSEIEPLVIVQNIIPIARGVSDSDFGDTVVPKLVFTYSGSNLTKGTEILQKEWEALFPNVSWNFEFISENLQNQYQGEIRMNRLITVATVLSIVIASLGLLGLIMLVANAKLKEIGIRKVMGASAGAIFKLLSKGFVWQLLIAIVLSIPLTIWLMNSWLENFAYRTDIGAGLFVISALLSVIVAGLVILYHTVRAMRVNPIKSLRME from the coding sequence ATGAGCCCTCATCCACCCAGATGGGCCGATCGATTCCTGCAATGGTTCTGTCGTCGGGATATATTGGAGGACCTGCAAGGTGACTTGTATGAGATATTCGATCATGTGGTAGCTGTAAAAGGTCAGAGAAGGGCTAGCTGGATCTTTGTCTGGCTCGTTTTCAGGTCATTCCGCCCTTCTGCCATCCGGTTAAATGTCAAAGTCAAAAACTCAATTTTTATGCAATCCAAGATCAATTTGAAAGTAGCCTTTAGGGTACTCAAACGAGATCGGTCCAACTCCCTCATCAATCTGTTAGGGCTGACCATTGGGATCTCTTGTTTCATTTTATTAGGTCTGTATGTTAAGCAAGAGCTTAGCTACGATCACTTTCATAGCAAAAAAGACCGCATCTACAGGTCATGGTTAAAAGAGGATTACGGGGAAGGTAAGATCTTTTTCAATTCCAATACCCCGTTACGTTTCGAATCGCTTCTGGAAGAGAATTTCCCGGAAGTTGAACGGTCAGTTCAGATCACCAGATTTGAATTCCTGACAGGTAAGGGGGAGAATAAGCTTCGGGAAGAAGTGTATGTCGTTTCACCGGATTTACTGGAGGTATTTGATTTTAAACTGCTGGCAGGTAACCCGGAATCTCCTATTCCTACTAGAAATGACCTGTTGATTTCGGAACAATTTGCGAGGAAGTATTTCGGAAATGAAAATCCGGTAGGACAGCCGTTTTACCTGTCGATAGGTCCGGAGTTGAGAGAGTTCACGATCACGGCTTTAATGGCTGATATTCCTTCGGAATCCAGTGTGCAGTTCGACCTGGCCATTTCCTCCGCGAATGATGATATCCTCTATGACGACCGGGTAAGACAGGCGTGGTTTACAATCATACCAGAGACCTACGTGCTGATCAATGAAAATTCGTCGATTCAGACGGTGGAAGCGGGCATGCAGGATGTGGTCATGTCTTATCTGGAAGGCGAGGTAGAGCGAGATGTGTATCAGATTGGATTTCAACCACTGACGGATATTCACTTAAATCCTGATATTCCCCTGGGTTTTGCTCCGGTGGGAAACCCTGAATATGTATCGATCCTCGGTTTTGTCGGGATACTGGTACTGATCATCGCTTGTATTAATTACACCACCTTATCTGCGGGACAATCGATCAAACGCGCCAAAGAAGTGGGCGTGCGGAAAGTAATGGGAGCACCAAGAAAAGGATTGATGGGTCAATACCTGACAGAGAGTGTCCTTATGTCACAGGTAGCCATGCTGTTGGGGACAGTAATCGCCATTGTGTTGATTCCTACTTTTAATTTACTGACTGGTGTTACCTTGTCCTATGCCTTCCAATGGTGGCACATTGGGTTGTATTTTGCAATCGGTTTGTTCATCGGATTGCTGGCAGGGGCTTATCCAGCATTGGTCATTTCCGGTTTCAAGACAGTAAGTATCTTGAGAGGTTCCTTACAATCAGTAGGAGGGATGTCTGTTCGAAAAGGACTAGTGGTCGTCCAGTTTTTGATGACTGTTTTCTTACTGAGTACGACCCTGATCATGAAAAAACAGGTGAATTACCTGAAAAATGCTGACCTGGGGTATGACTATGAAGCGGTGATTTCCACGCAATTGCCAAGCGATCCCGAAGCTCAAAGACTTTCACAGCAGATCACCTCAGGAATGGAAAATGGTGAGTTGTTAAAAGCCAGGTTGGAGCAATATCCTGAAATTTCAAGGATAGCCCGAGGTAGCCATATTTTCGGAACGAATGGCTGGACGGGGTTGGCCTATACGGATGATAAGGGGGTTTTTCGTCAGTTTCGACTCTTAGTGGTAGATGATGATTACCTGGATGCTTTTGGTATTGAAATCGTGGATGGTAGAGGTTTTGAAGCGAATAATGGTTTGGACCGTCGCCAATCGGTGATCCTGAATGAAACGGCTGCCAAATATTTTGATTTGGAGAAACCTGTTGGAAGTAAACTCCCGGGCAATGACTTTGATGAACACCGGATCATTGGGGTTGCTAAGGATTTTCATTTCACTTCCTTGCATTCGGAAATTGAGCCTTTGGTCATTGTGCAAAACATTATACCTATAGCCCGTGGTGTATCCGATAGTGATTTTGGGGATACGGTCGTGCCAAAATTGGTGTTTACCTATTCCGGATCCAATTTGACGAAAGGAACTGAAATTTTGCAGAAGGAGTGGGAAGCACTGTTTCCCAACGTGAGTTGGAACTTTGAATTTATCAGCGAAAATCTACAAAATCAGTATCAGGGTGAGATTCGAATGAACCGACTGATCACTGTAGCAACCGTGCTGTCCATCGTCATTGCTAGTTTGGGTTTGTTAGGGCTGATCATGCTAGTAGCCAATGCCAAACTCAAAGAAATTGGTATCCGCAAAGTGATGGGTGCCTCGGCCGGGGCCATCTTCAAGCTGCTATCGAAGGGGTTTGTCTGGCAGTTGTTGATTGCTATTGTACTATCCATTCCTCTGACTATTTGGCTTATGAATAGCTGGCTTGAAAATTTTGCCTACCGCACAGACATTGGCGCCGGGCTATTTGTGATCAGTGCATTATTGTCCGTCATCGTAGCAGGTCTGGTGATCTTGTACCATACTGTTCGCGCTATGCGCGTAAACCCTATTAAGTCATTGCGGATGGAATGA
- a CDS encoding PadR family transcriptional regulator → MRGEHIGELEELVLLTVGALDREAYAVLIMEEIKNNSSRNMDVTAIHSVLRRLEKKGFVASEMGGATAERGGRRKRFFTLTRSGRKVLDETMDLRMNLYAKLPKLTFSTLS, encoded by the coding sequence ATGAGAGGTGAACATATTGGAGAATTGGAGGAATTGGTATTGCTCACGGTCGGAGCGTTGGACCGGGAAGCATATGCTGTCCTGATCATGGAAGAGATCAAGAACAACTCCAGTAGAAATATGGATGTGACAGCCATACATTCCGTGTTGCGCCGGTTAGAGAAAAAAGGATTTGTCGCTTCCGAAATGGGAGGAGCTACAGCAGAACGTGGAGGCAGAAGAAAGCGGTTTTTCACACTGACTCGTTCGGGCAGGAAGGTCCTGGACGAAACCATGGATCTTCGGATGAATCTGTATGCCAAACTGCCGAAACTTACTTTCTCTACCCTTTCATGA
- a CDS encoding RNA polymerase sigma factor gives MSEVEFGTAINSYAKPLFGFAMKLTKDDSDAKDLMQETFVKAYTNKDKFREGTNLNAWLFTIMKNSFITQYQKAARQKTYVDNSEDLHLLNTAVSHNEGARNLSLHELEARIAALDEKHRRPFVLYTKGFKYQEIAEQLNIPLGTVKNRIHVARHDLQAYVMKFRGDKVRMN, from the coding sequence ATGTCTGAGGTAGAATTCGGAACCGCAATCAATAGCTATGCTAAGCCACTTTTTGGATTTGCTATGAAACTCACCAAAGACGATAGTGACGCGAAGGATTTGATGCAGGAGACTTTCGTCAAAGCGTATACCAATAAGGATAAATTTCGTGAAGGAACTAACCTCAACGCGTGGCTGTTTACCATCATGAAGAATTCATTCATCACCCAGTACCAGAAGGCGGCCAGACAAAAGACATACGTTGATAACTCTGAAGACCTTCACTTGCTCAATACGGCTGTTTCTCACAATGAGGGTGCCAGAAACCTGAGCTTGCATGAGTTGGAAGCCAGAATTGCGGCACTGGATGAGAAGCACAGAAGGCCGTTCGTGCTTTATACCAAAGGATTCAAATATCAAGAGATTGCCGAGCAATTGAACATCCCGCTGGGAACAGTGAAAAACAGAATTCACGTGGCCAGGCATGACCTACAAGCATACGTGATGAAGTTTAGAGGTGACAAAGTAAGAATGAACTAA
- a CDS encoding transcriptional regulator has product MELEEAKQSLIEAWGTLGGNWGINRAMAKIHILLMISPDPLSAEDIMSELNISRGNANLNIRALIDWGLVSKKLVPGERREYFYPVKDMWELLRIVAAERRKREVQPVAKVLDDVSHVEVDSPEAEEFLRVVKGLKGLIDSGDLVLDILTKLEKNRFVKGLLTMR; this is encoded by the coding sequence ATGGAGCTTGAAGAAGCTAAACAATCTTTGATAGAAGCCTGGGGAACACTCGGAGGCAACTGGGGAATCAACCGTGCGATGGCCAAAATCCACATTTTATTGATGATTTCGCCAGATCCGCTAAGTGCCGAAGATATCATGAGTGAATTGAACATTTCCCGGGGAAATGCTAACCTGAACATTCGCGCACTGATCGATTGGGGACTGGTTAGTAAGAAATTAGTGCCAGGTGAGCGCCGAGAATATTTTTATCCCGTAAAAGACATGTGGGAACTGCTGCGCATTGTAGCAGCAGAGCGCAGGAAGCGTGAAGTACAACCCGTGGCCAAAGTTTTGGATGACGTAAGCCATGTCGAGGTAGATTCTCCGGAGGCAGAAGAATTCCTGCGAGTGGTCAAAGGCTTGAAAGGCTTGATCGATAGTGGTGATCTGGTGCTTGATATCCTGACAAAACTCGAGAAGAACAGATTCGTCAAAGGATTGCTTACCATGCGGTAA